In one Lolium rigidum isolate FL_2022 chromosome 3, APGP_CSIRO_Lrig_0.1, whole genome shotgun sequence genomic region, the following are encoded:
- the LOC124701663 gene encoding cell number regulator 13-like, which translates to MALVGQAAMVAQFAGVDAYGLIKMIAEAAQMVRRNRSTCLQLARRAKMIGDLLHQLHSAQLMQQPETRNPVEQLEETLRRALLLVRSCQGRGYLYRCFMGSRHADELREVQGEITFYLQLFPLVSYVDTTLTWVRLLNKGAPEPSCKEAPVVRPYFVPSLFLSPDEWCLVVIQEVYFRTVYTRFTSSSLLVKVVISTNPCAELWHLYAGVNCSATD; encoded by the exons ATGGCTCTAGTTGGTCAGGCTGCCATGGTTGCGCAGTTTGCAGGAGTCGATGCCTACGGGCTCATCAAGATGATCGCTGAGGCAGCGCAGATGGTGCGCAGAAATAGATCCACCTGCCTGCAGCTCGCTCGGCGTGCCAAGATGATCGGCGATCTCCTGCACCAGCTCCACTCGGCGCAGCTGATGCAGCAGCCGGAGACGAGGAACCCGGTGGAGCAGCTGGAGGAGACGCTCCGGCGTGCGCTGCTGCTCGTCAGGTCCTGCCAGGGCCGCGGGTACCTGTACCGGTGCTTCATGGGGTCGCGGCACGCCGATGAGCTCCGCGAGGTGCAGGGTGAGATCACCTTCTACCTCCAGCTTTTTCCTCTCGTCAGCTACGTGGACACAACCCTCACCTGGGTGAGGCTCTTGAACAAAGGTGCTCCTGAACCTTCATGCAAAGAG GCACCTGTGGTAAGACCATATTTTGTGCCATCCCTGTTCCTCTCGCCGGATGAGTGGTGCTTGGTAGTTATCCAGGAAGTATATTTTCGCACAGTATACACACGGTTTACATCATCTTCTCTTCTTGTAAAAGTTGTAATATCTACTAATCCGTGTGCGGAACTTTGGCATCTATATGCAGGAGTTAACTGTTCTGCAACTGACTAA